In a single window of the Aminomonas paucivorans DSM 12260 genome:
- a CDS encoding flagellar export protein FliJ has translation MQKRIHRFQRILKTRQQERDLVQAELVRKQKEEEQLVGRIQQVHQEKECALADFCRVRTEPLSPQTLWYERQNLDQLERILSDSRERLDVCRQGIEETKHQLLERHRNVRILEQYIERLEQLRQKGDLLAEQNLMDEISSQRFLFHQQEG, from the coding sequence ATGCAGAAGCGGATCCACCGTTTTCAGCGCATCCTCAAGACGAGGCAGCAGGAACGGGATCTTGTCCAGGCGGAGCTTGTCCGAAAACAGAAGGAGGAGGAACAGCTCGTCGGCCGGATCCAACAGGTCCATCAGGAGAAGGAGTGTGCCCTGGCGGACTTCTGCCGTGTCCGGACGGAGCCCCTGTCCCCCCAGACCCTGTGGTACGAGCGCCAGAACCTGGACCAGCTCGAACGGATCCTGTCGGACAGCCGCGAGCGGTTGGACGTCTGCCGGCAGGGCATCGAGGAAACCAAGCACCAGCTTCTGGAACGGCATCGCAACGTCCGGATCCTGGAGCAGTACATCGAAAGGCTGGAGCAGCTTCGTCAGAAAGGGGATCTTCTGGCGGAGCAGAACCTGATGGACGAGATCTCGTCCCAACGATTCTTGTTCCACCAGCAGGAGGGTTGA
- the fliG gene encoding flagellar motor switch protein FliG, whose amino-acid sequence MSKAKDLRGREKAAILLVALGPEVSSMVYKHLDDATIELLTLEIANMRRITPDTKLEVLKEAQEVIMAREFMTQGGVDYARKLLEQALGPERAQDILRRITASLQVRPFDFVRHADPSQLISFIQGEHPQTIALILSYLAPEQAAQVLGGLPPSAQWDVARRVARMDRITPEVLREVERVLERKLSTVMGQDFTMAGGVDAVVAIINRVDRGTERNIIEALEEQDPELAEEIKKRLFVFEDIIGMDDRSLQRVLREVDMKDLSLALKGATEELRVKFFRNMSKRAAEMLKEDMDFMGPVRVRMVEEAQQKIVNVVRALEEAGEIVIARGGEEELVV is encoded by the coding sequence ATGTCGAAGGCGAAGGATCTGCGGGGAAGAGAGAAAGCGGCGATCCTGCTCGTGGCCCTGGGCCCCGAGGTTTCCTCTATGGTCTACAAACATCTGGACGATGCCACCATCGAGCTTCTGACCCTGGAGATCGCCAACATGCGGCGCATCACTCCGGACACGAAGCTGGAGGTCCTGAAAGAAGCCCAGGAAGTCATCATGGCCCGGGAGTTCATGACCCAGGGGGGTGTGGATTACGCCCGGAAGCTGCTGGAGCAGGCGCTGGGGCCCGAGCGGGCCCAGGACATCCTGCGGCGCATCACCGCCAGCCTTCAGGTCCGGCCCTTCGACTTCGTGCGTCACGCGGACCCGTCGCAGCTCATTTCCTTCATCCAGGGGGAGCACCCCCAGACCATCGCCCTCATCCTCTCCTACCTGGCCCCGGAGCAGGCCGCCCAGGTGCTGGGAGGGCTGCCGCCCTCGGCGCAGTGGGACGTGGCCCGTCGCGTGGCGCGCATGGACCGGATCACCCCGGAGGTGCTGCGGGAGGTGGAACGGGTGTTGGAACGCAAGCTCTCCACCGTCATGGGGCAGGACTTCACCATGGCCGGCGGGGTGGACGCGGTGGTGGCCATCATCAACCGGGTGGACCGGGGCACGGAGCGCAACATCATCGAGGCCCTGGAGGAACAGGATCCGGAACTGGCGGAGGAGATCAAGAAGCGCCTGTTCGTGTTCGAGGACATCATCGGCATGGACGACCGGTCCCTGCAGCGGGTGCTCCGGGAGGTGGACATGAAGGATCTCTCCCTGGCCCTGAAGGGGGCCACAGAGGAGCTGCGGGTGAAGTTCTTCCGCAACATGTCCAAGCGGGCCGCGGAGATGCTCAAGGAGGACATGGACTTCATGGGTCCCGTGCGGGTTCGCATGGTGGAGGAGGCGCAGCAGAAGATCGTCAACGTGGTTCGGGCGCTGGAGGAAGCCGGAGAAATCGTGATCGCCCGGGGCGGGGAGGAAGAACTCGTTGTCTAG
- a CDS encoding MotE family protein codes for MADPKETPREEGVAEEAAPRPKKEPKGAKKGKGKRRGCGLFLLSFLMLLGLAAGLQVSGALDLRTAAYPLIPRIPGVGPALTRALGIPEVYALSSQERRALELQATQANLADLKKRTEAERKGVEALSRDLNLREQDVAKLQEELSRRLKELVRSDDTQPTTSTKGIEDLLQTYQDMSPRNAAQILEKVDEGLAVALLAALPQDQTAKILGRMDATRAARLTERLSERTKKQP; via the coding sequence ATGGCGGACCCGAAGGAAACCCCCCGGGAAGAGGGCGTGGCGGAGGAGGCGGCTCCCCGTCCCAAGAAGGAGCCCAAGGGCGCCAAGAAGGGGAAGGGCAAGCGCCGAGGGTGCGGCCTCTTTCTCCTTTCCTTCCTGATGCTTCTGGGACTGGCGGCGGGATTGCAGGTCAGCGGAGCCCTGGACCTGCGGACGGCGGCCTACCCCCTGATCCCCCGGATTCCCGGCGTGGGACCCGCCCTGACCCGCGCCCTCGGCATCCCCGAGGTCTACGCCCTCTCCTCCCAGGAGAGGCGGGCTCTGGAGCTTCAGGCCACCCAGGCGAACCTGGCGGACCTGAAGAAGAGAACCGAAGCGGAACGCAAGGGTGTGGAAGCTCTCTCCCGGGACCTGAACCTTCGGGAGCAGGACGTGGCGAAGCTCCAGGAGGAATTGAGCCGACGACTCAAGGAGCTGGTCCGAAGCGACGATACTCAACCGACCACGTCCACCAAGGGGATCGAAGACCTCCTGCAGACCTACCAGGACATGTCCCCGCGCAATGCGGCCCAGATCCTGGAGAAGGTGGACGAAGGACTTGCGGTGGCCCTCCTGGCGGCCCTGCCCCAGGACCAGACCGCGAAGATTCTCGGACGCATGGACGCGA
- a CDS encoding lytic transglycosylase domain-containing protein — translation MRPQMTNLTQLLGRIREIESRINPQGTSPRTEETRFVEVLDELAGTQRSDLPEGDGEGAGFREEAAVSQEPLSERMSKWDPLLQDLCRRYDLDPNLARAVMRCESGGQEQVVSRAGAMGLMQLMPGTARALGVDPKDPARNLEGGIKYLAQMADRYDGDLEKALAAYNAGAGRVDAYGGIPPFPETQRYVKNVMAHYRRYSGGN, via the coding sequence ATGAGACCGCAGATGACGAACCTCACCCAGCTCCTGGGACGCATCCGGGAGATCGAGTCCAGGATCAACCCCCAGGGGACCTCCCCCCGAACGGAGGAGACCCGCTTCGTGGAGGTCCTGGACGAGCTTGCGGGGACGCAGCGCTCGGACCTCCCGGAAGGAGACGGCGAGGGGGCCGGTTTTCGGGAGGAGGCCGCCGTGTCCCAGGAGCCTCTTTCGGAGCGCATGTCCAAATGGGACCCGCTTCTCCAGGACCTGTGCCGTCGCTACGACCTGGACCCCAACCTGGCCCGGGCGGTGATGCGCTGCGAGTCCGGCGGGCAGGAACAGGTGGTGTCCCGGGCGGGGGCCATGGGGCTCATGCAGCTCATGCCCGGCACGGCGCGCGCCTTGGGGGTGGACCCCAAGGACCCCGCCCGCAACCTGGAGGGGGGCATCAAGTACCTGGCCCAGATGGCGGACCGGTACGACGGGGACCTGGAAAAGGCCCTGGCGGCCTACAACGCCGGAGCCGGTCGGGTGGACGCCTACGGGGGCATCCCTCCCTTCCCTGAAACCCAGCGGTACGTGAAGAACGTGATGGCGCACTATCGCCGCTACTCCGGGGGCAACTGA
- the fliF gene encoding flagellar basal-body MS-ring/collar protein FliF, translating to MDKIRQFGEWLKAFWGSLQRWQKLSLVGASALVLCSLVLLVVWAGRPAYEPLFSGLEVEDQASIVAYLKEQKIPFRNDPAANAILLPREKVYETRLALAQQGLPKGGVVGFELFDQPKMGMSDFQQKVAYSRALEGELARTIGQIEAVKFARVNIVIPEQRLFLEQQQPSTASVLVRLKEGQEIGQEQVKGIVHLVARSVEGLNPEDVTVVDTAGKVLSDLIQDDSLIYMSGSDGRAVSSVQRELERQQEQELERKVRLMLEKVFGPGKAVVRVRVDLDFDKKSTSRKEFIPGPNGKGVVRSQQNTEESYVGPGMPPGGAPGTTTNIPGYVVNTGTGGNVEYNRTDTVTNFDITTQESQQVATPGAIRRLSASVLVDGTLNAQQTQSLKDSVAAAIGFNQLRGDQLVIQGMKFDTTLADQLLAQMEAEQRQKVILALVGAALLLLIMGAGIFLWIRRRRLAALRRLMPKEEGDQVPSLKDLLEHPELMTSQGELAILEEQLRVYATNNPEEVANLIKNWLAEDL from the coding sequence ATGGATAAAATCCGGCAGTTCGGCGAGTGGCTGAAGGCGTTCTGGGGGTCCCTTCAACGCTGGCAGAAGCTTTCCCTAGTGGGGGCTTCTGCCCTTGTGCTCTGTTCCCTGGTCCTCCTGGTGGTCTGGGCCGGTCGCCCCGCGTACGAGCCCCTGTTTTCCGGGCTGGAGGTGGAGGACCAAGCCTCCATCGTGGCCTATCTGAAGGAACAGAAGATCCCCTTCCGCAACGATCCGGCGGCCAACGCCATCCTGCTGCCCCGGGAGAAGGTCTACGAGACCCGGCTGGCCCTGGCCCAGCAGGGGCTCCCCAAGGGGGGCGTGGTGGGTTTCGAGCTTTTCGACCAGCCCAAGATGGGCATGAGCGACTTCCAACAGAAGGTGGCCTATTCCCGGGCGTTGGAAGGGGAACTGGCCCGCACCATCGGCCAGATCGAAGCGGTGAAGTTCGCCCGGGTCAACATCGTCATTCCGGAACAACGGCTTTTTCTGGAGCAGCAGCAGCCCTCCACCGCCTCGGTCCTCGTGCGCCTCAAGGAGGGGCAGGAGATCGGCCAGGAACAGGTGAAGGGCATCGTGCACCTGGTGGCCCGGAGCGTGGAGGGGTTGAACCCCGAGGACGTCACGGTGGTGGACACCGCCGGAAAGGTCCTCTCCGACCTCATCCAGGACGATTCTCTGATCTACATGTCCGGTTCCGACGGCCGTGCGGTCTCCTCGGTACAGCGGGAGCTGGAGCGGCAGCAGGAGCAGGAACTGGAGCGCAAGGTGCGCCTCATGCTGGAGAAGGTCTTCGGCCCCGGCAAGGCGGTGGTCCGGGTTCGGGTGGACCTGGACTTCGACAAGAAGAGCACCTCCCGGAAGGAGTTCATCCCCGGTCCCAACGGCAAGGGCGTGGTCCGCAGCCAGCAGAACACGGAGGAAAGCTACGTGGGTCCCGGGATGCCCCCGGGGGGCGCGCCTGGCACCACCACCAACATCCCCGGGTACGTGGTCAACACGGGCACGGGGGGCAACGTGGAGTACAACCGGACCGACACGGTGACTAACTTCGACATCACCACCCAGGAATCCCAGCAGGTGGCCACCCCCGGAGCCATCCGGCGCCTTTCCGCCTCCGTGTTGGTGGATGGGACCCTCAACGCCCAGCAGACCCAGAGCCTGAAGGACTCCGTGGCTGCGGCCATCGGCTTCAACCAGCTTCGGGGAGACCAGCTGGTGATCCAGGGCATGAAGTTCGACACCACCCTGGCGGATCAGCTCCTGGCCCAGATGGAGGCGGAACAGCGGCAGAAGGTCATCCTGGCCCTGGTGGGGGCGGCCCTTTTGCTCCTCATCATGGGGGCGGGGATCTTCCTCTGGATCCGCAGACGGCGCCTGGCGGCCCTTCGGCGGCTGATGCCCAAGGAAGAGGGAGACCAGGTGCCTTCCCTGAAGGACCTGCTGGAGCATCCGGAACTCATGACGTCCCAGGGGGAATTGGCCATCCTGGAGGAACAGCTTCGGGTGTATGCCACCAACAACCCCGAAGAAGTGGCGAACCTGATCAAGAACTGGCTCGCCGAGGATCTCTAG
- a CDS encoding FliH/SctL family protein, with product MSSASQHRLFRAVRVLPEVVRIGQGAAEPPAPAEKEPSPSSAVSPETAELERLGARVRELESETSLLRERAKGLEAEMLQRQRHQEEERAAWLEQAQRETQEAREQVLREAREEGFRQGNDEGRTVAETDLREAYQNRFEGLVSLLEKVHGDLSASRERLLALQEPEMVRLWESLLSRMLFAQVTLDQGVLSRVLLEVLGRISDRERILVYLNPRDLKGVDSLRESLTDVLRGAKHVEFSGDEHVDPGSCLVETNLGVYDARWRTQLEQIASQVEHLLVEGAAEDDVPAGD from the coding sequence TTGTCTAGCGCCTCGCAGCACCGCCTCTTCCGGGCGGTTCGGGTTCTCCCGGAGGTGGTGCGCATCGGGCAGGGAGCGGCGGAACCTCCGGCCCCTGCGGAAAAGGAACCCTCCCCAAGCTCCGCTGTCTCTCCCGAGACGGCGGAGCTGGAACGTCTTGGAGCCCGGGTTCGGGAGCTGGAGTCCGAGACGTCGCTCCTTCGAGAGCGCGCCAAGGGACTGGAAGCGGAGATGCTTCAGCGCCAGCGCCACCAGGAGGAAGAGCGGGCCGCCTGGTTGGAACAGGCCCAGAGGGAGACCCAGGAGGCCCGAGAGCAGGTTCTCCGGGAGGCCCGGGAAGAGGGTTTCCGGCAGGGCAACGACGAGGGACGCACCGTGGCGGAGACGGACCTGAGGGAAGCCTATCAGAACCGTTTCGAGGGGCTCGTGTCCCTCCTGGAGAAGGTCCACGGTGACCTGTCCGCCAGCCGGGAACGCCTTCTGGCGCTGCAGGAGCCGGAGATGGTGCGCCTGTGGGAGAGCCTCCTCTCCCGGATGCTCTTCGCCCAGGTCACCTTGGACCAGGGGGTCCTCTCCCGGGTCCTGCTGGAAGTGTTGGGCCGCATCAGCGATCGGGAGCGGATCCTGGTGTACCTCAACCCCCGGGATCTCAAGGGGGTGGACTCCCTCCGAGAGTCCCTGACCGATGTCCTCCGAGGGGCCAAGCACGTGGAGTTCTCCGGGGACGAGCACGTGGACCCGGGAAGCTGCCTGGTGGAGACGAACCTGGGGGTCTACGACGCCCGGTGGAGGACCCAGCTGGAGCAGATCGCCTCCCAGGTGGAGCATCTGCTGGTAGAGGGGGCGGCGGAAGACGATGTCCCCGCAGGAGACTAA
- the fliI gene encoding flagellar protein export ATPase FliI, producing the protein MSPQETKQLFVSLESRLSRTELVRLNGRVVQVVGLVIESQGPDIQVGDLCEVRFRNRPTVLRAEVVGFRSDRVLLMPLGELSDIGPGCDVVAMGPTLGVHVGDSLLGRIVDGLGVPLDGKGPLVAKDFYPLFATPPHPLKRQMIDKPLSVGVKVLDGLLTLGQGQRVGIFAGSGVGKSVLLGMMARNTEAAVNVIALVGERGREVKEFVERDLGEAGLARSVVVVATSDQPPLVRLKAALTATAIAEYFRDQGGNVLLMMDSVTRVAMAQRDVGLAIGEPPATRGYTPSVFAFLPRLLERSGAGERGSITAIYTVLVEGDDMNEPVADTVRGILDGHFVLSRTLAAKNHYPSVEVGRSVSRVMPSIVSPEHLEAAGRIRELLAVYEEAQDLVNIGAYKAGSNPRVDWALENLDPVRRFLRQGMMERFSFEETQQLLLPLAPWT; encoded by the coding sequence ATGTCCCCGCAGGAGACTAAACAGCTCTTCGTTTCCCTGGAGTCCCGCCTGAGCCGAACGGAACTGGTCCGGCTCAACGGGCGGGTGGTCCAGGTGGTGGGCCTGGTCATCGAATCCCAGGGGCCGGACATCCAGGTGGGAGACCTCTGCGAGGTCCGTTTCCGCAACCGCCCCACGGTGCTGCGGGCGGAGGTGGTGGGATTCCGCTCCGATCGGGTGCTGCTCATGCCCCTAGGGGAACTGTCGGACATCGGCCCGGGGTGCGACGTGGTGGCCATGGGCCCCACCCTGGGGGTCCACGTGGGAGACTCCCTCCTGGGGCGCATCGTGGACGGCCTGGGTGTCCCCCTGGACGGCAAGGGTCCCCTGGTGGCCAAGGACTTTTACCCCCTCTTCGCCACTCCCCCTCATCCCCTGAAACGACAGATGATCGACAAGCCCCTCTCCGTGGGGGTCAAGGTCCTGGACGGCCTGCTCACCCTGGGGCAGGGTCAGCGGGTGGGCATCTTCGCCGGGTCCGGGGTGGGCAAGAGCGTCCTCCTGGGCATGATGGCCCGGAACACCGAGGCGGCGGTGAACGTCATTGCCCTGGTGGGAGAACGAGGTCGGGAGGTCAAGGAGTTCGTGGAGCGCGACCTGGGCGAGGCGGGGTTGGCCCGCTCCGTGGTGGTGGTGGCCACCTCGGACCAGCCCCCCCTGGTGCGCCTCAAGGCGGCCCTCACCGCCACGGCTATCGCGGAGTACTTTCGGGATCAGGGAGGGAACGTGCTGCTCATGATGGACTCCGTCACCCGCGTGGCCATGGCCCAGCGGGATGTGGGCCTGGCCATCGGCGAACCTCCCGCCACCCGAGGCTACACTCCCTCGGTGTTCGCCTTCCTCCCCCGGCTCCTGGAACGTTCCGGCGCGGGGGAGCGGGGCAGCATCACCGCCATCTACACGGTGCTGGTGGAGGGGGACGACATGAACGAGCCCGTGGCGGACACGGTGCGGGGTATTCTGGACGGACACTTCGTCCTGAGCCGCACCCTGGCGGCCAAGAACCACTATCCCTCCGTGGAGGTGGGACGCAGCGTCAGCCGGGTCATGCCCAGCATCGTCTCGCCGGAGCACCTGGAGGCGGCGGGACGGATCCGGGAGCTGCTGGCGGTCTACGAGGAGGCGCAGGATCTGGTGAACATCGGAGCCTACAAGGCGGGAAGCAATCCCCGGGTGGACTGGGCCTTGGAGAACCTGGACCCGGTCCGGCGTTTCCTGCGCCAAGGCATGATGGAGCGGTTCTCCTTCGAGGAGACCCAGCAGCTCCTCCTGCCTCTGGCGCCGTGGACGTAA